A single Pedobacter sp. PACM 27299 DNA region contains:
- a CDS encoding phytoene desaturase family protein: MSTTTNKAQTKIAIIGAGFAGISAAAYLSKQGYQVDVYEKNADIGGRARQLITENGYLFDMGPSWYWMPEVFEKFFNDFGYKAEDFYELQLLDPGFSVVFGADDVLNIPANFEELCALFESIETGSAKKLKEFLAEAAYKYNIGMGKLVYKPGLSLMEFADVDLIKGLFKLQVFTSFSAHVKKYFKDPRLIALMEFPVLFLGAMPEDTPALYSLMNYAGLKLGTWYPKGGFGKVIKAMKTIAEMQGAKFHTNAAVSAIDVEENQVVSLTTESGTHHYDGLIAAADYHHVEEKLLNAAQRNYSEKYWDNRVLAPSCLIFYLGVNTKVARLNHHTLFFDEDLKKHSREIYKQAQWPTKPLFYVCCPSVTDPSVAPAGHENLFVLMPLATDIKDPEAIREQYFDLIMDRLEAYTGTPIRKHLDYKKSYCVSDFITDYNSFKGNAYGLANTLMQTANLKPTLKNKKINNLFYAGQLTVPGPGVPPSIISGNLAAQQLIKHLNK, encoded by the coding sequence ATGTCAACTACAACAAATAAAGCTCAAACTAAAATCGCCATCATTGGTGCAGGTTTTGCCGGAATCAGTGCAGCAGCTTACCTGTCAAAACAAGGTTACCAGGTGGATGTTTATGAAAAAAACGCAGACATTGGGGGAAGGGCACGTCAGCTGATTACGGAGAACGGCTACCTGTTTGACATGGGGCCAAGCTGGTATTGGATGCCCGAAGTATTTGAAAAGTTCTTCAATGATTTCGGCTATAAAGCAGAAGATTTTTATGAGCTGCAATTGCTTGATCCTGGCTTTAGTGTAGTTTTCGGCGCTGATGACGTATTAAATATTCCGGCAAATTTCGAAGAATTGTGCGCGTTATTTGAATCCATAGAAACTGGCAGTGCTAAAAAACTAAAGGAATTTTTAGCTGAAGCCGCCTATAAATACAACATTGGAATGGGCAAACTGGTGTACAAACCCGGACTTTCCTTAATGGAATTTGCCGATGTAGACCTGATCAAAGGCTTGTTTAAACTACAGGTATTTACCTCTTTTAGTGCGCACGTTAAAAAATATTTCAAAGATCCCCGGCTCATTGCCTTAATGGAATTCCCGGTGCTGTTTCTTGGCGCAATGCCGGAAGATACTCCAGCACTATACAGTCTGATGAACTATGCAGGGCTGAAATTAGGCACCTGGTACCCAAAAGGTGGCTTTGGAAAAGTGATCAAAGCCATGAAGACCATTGCGGAGATGCAGGGTGCTAAATTTCATACCAATGCCGCCGTATCCGCAATTGATGTGGAGGAAAACCAAGTAGTCAGTTTAACTACGGAAAGCGGGACTCATCATTATGATGGCCTGATCGCTGCTGCAGACTACCATCATGTGGAAGAAAAACTGCTAAATGCTGCACAGAGAAATTATTCAGAAAAATATTGGGACAACCGAGTACTTGCGCCCTCCTGCCTCATCTTCTATTTAGGGGTAAACACTAAGGTCGCGCGCTTAAATCACCATACTTTATTCTTTGACGAGGATTTAAAAAAGCATTCACGAGAGATCTATAAACAAGCGCAATGGCCCACAAAACCATTATTCTATGTCTGCTGTCCAAGTGTCACCGATCCATCGGTAGCCCCAGCTGGTCATGAAAACTTATTTGTATTGATGCCGCTTGCCACGGATATCAAAGATCCTGAAGCCATCCGTGAACAATACTTTGATTTAATTATGGACCGCCTGGAAGCTTATACCGGAACACCAATACGCAAACACCTGGATTATAAAAAAAGCTACTGTGTCAGTGATTTTATTACCGATTACAATTCTTTTAAAGGAAATGCGTACGGCTTAGCGAACACGCTGATGCAGACTGCAAACCTGAAACCAACCCTTAAAAATAAAAAAATCAACAATCTTTTTTATGCCGGACAACTTACTGTGCCCGGACCAGGAGTTCCGCCATCGATTATTTCTGGAAACCTTGCCGCCCAACAATTGATAAAGCACCTAAACAAATAG